CATTCTAACCATTTGATTGAAGAGAGTAACAGCGTCATCTAAACACTCAAAATTGCTACTATTTACACTAACTTTAGtagggtggcatgaagaagaagaagagtaaaAATGGGAAATATGAAAGGAAGAGAGAGAGAATAGAGCCATTCCATTTCCGCAGATAGATTCTCCTCATCTTCAATCTCTCTCACTTAACCTCTCGCACCTCATCACTGGAGCATTGTATAAATTAGAGTTGCTTATTGGAGAGATAACGACTTATGTAATATGGATTTTTAAGTATACTAATAAGCTATCGATTGGTTCAATATCAAATTAGTAATTAACACTCTGTTTGGACGGTAGTTTTTCATGATTTCATAATGTATGATACTATAAGGTATGATATGATATTGTACATTACAGTACAATACTATATTTAGATAGACTGTGTGATTTGCTAttgtttaataataattttgttgtttggtttgactgTATTTGGCTAAGATCCAACCTGCGCTACCAACTTTTTGACTCAACTGAAAATTCCATCATGTAGCTGGATACAAATAAGCCAGTTAAAGACCTATCGTAACTAATAAATTTACAAAAATGCCCTTTATTATTACTGATTGTCAATTTGGTGTCGTTACAATCTCACAAAATGTTACcatttccttcttcttcaatcAGATCTCATCGAGTTTTCATGGCTTCAACCATTCATCGACCTTCTTTATGAGTTTTGTTTACTCTTTGTTTTCAATTTTAAGCTAATGGGTGCCGCTCAATGTATTTGTTTTATGTTCTTTTGATTCGCTGTGAAGTGGgtctcttttgtttttttcattttgttatGTGATTCCACTGGAGATAAAAACCACAAATGAAGAGagaatttcaatttgaaatttCTAGAAGCTTCAAAAATTATTGCGGAGGAGAATGAGTAATACGACGTAAAAGTGGTAGTTATATTAGAGTAACGTTTAATAATGAATACAAGtaaattagaattatttaaaattaagtaagggtataattggaaaaaaaaaaagagtaaacaATGAGATACCACTGAATTAGTGGTTTCAAAATGTGAATGTTTTCATGGCAACAAAACCATGAAATCAAACCATACCATACCACGGAAaaccaccatccaaacaagctGTAGCAAGCGATGATCGGGCGGTGTATTGACTCAATCATTTCATGCTCCCTTCTTCTCATCTTCTTCAATGGCGTAAAAGTGTTTTTGATGACTATATATAGTGAGTAGGGTTGAAGggattattttaattttcttcgaCCAAAAATTACGctctttctttttatatgattaaatttatttttctgtaTATACAATGAATTTTGAATGTAAATTTTAGAATAAAAAAGTTATTTCCAATAAACTATCACTCTATAATATTAAACTTTGTACTTTGCTATCAAAATCATTATGTTATTTTAAGATTTGCACGTCAAACTTTATTATTAGTAATTGACATACTAATGATATTAGTCCTCCTGTTGCTTAAATTCTGGATTTGCCACATGATGTCATATAcgcaaaaaaattgaaaaaattatacaaaatacAATGCAAAATCCAAAAAGTTGTATCACTTATATAGAGAAAATAGAAGTTGGAACCCTCACAAAACAATAAGGGGTCGTTTTAGTAGAGTGTACTAAAATAATGCTTAATAGAATATATTAGTAATATTTGCATTAGTTATGAttgcattaattatacatagaatatttcttatgcattatatggtttagtatattaaaaaataacattcattgtataaaaaaatttatttacaaaaataaccTCAACAATTATGATGGAAAAGATGGAAAGGGGATTTTGAGGGATAATTGGGTCTTTAACCATAATAATGCAAGCATTAAATccccttgcattactaatacctaaaAATACAtagtattagtaatgcaagcctTAATACACAATAGAATTTATAACCAATGTACCAAAGAAGATACTACTAATACACctaattaatgcatgcattatttttgctAACACACTACCAAACGACCACTAAAATCAGAAAGGTAGATCTCTCTGTCCGAATAAAGTCAACTCTACGAATTCTAAACTATCTAAAGaagttctaaaaaaaaaaggcagCCCGATGCAATAAGCTCCCGATATGCGCGGATTCAGGAAAGGACCGGACTACAAGAGCCTATTGTACACAACTTTACCATATATATCCAAAGAATGACTCAAATTGCAAAATCAACTACTAGTGACAAGTTGCACCAGTTGACAATGTCTACTCGataaaaatacaaaactgatgtttcaattcttttaTTGCTGAGAAAACGAAGCACTTGCTAAGAAGCTTTCAATTTACTTGAGTCCAAAGCCAAAGTTGAAACATCCTCCTCTATTCTCCAACTGTGAGTCCAAAGCCAAAGTTGTACTCTTTCCTTTTGTGATCGACCTGAACAAGCAATAAGGAGCACATTTAGGACACGGATGAAAGTTATACAGCCAAACTGTGTGAGATTGTATTCCAAGCAGTAAAAGCAACAAGTAAAAGAATAGACAGAGGGGTGTGCCCCTTATCTACCAAGTTTGTATCCATGCGCCCCTCGGAGATTTCTCGGTTATCAGGaacagacaaaaaaaaaaacaggtgAAAGTCTGAAGCAAAAGCAAGAAGGTGGGAGGAAATCAAGAAGCTTTTCAAATTTCAGCATCATTGAGAGAAGGAGAGACAGCCTCAATTCTAAAATAAAGGCGTTAGGAACATGTATTCTGTGAAGGAGCTACGACAAGATAAAAAAGTCCCGATGCAACCTACCTTGGCTGATAAATTGAAATTAAGACCCATGTTCAAGCGCTCTTCCAATAAAGCAGCAACACATCCATTGGAATCAATCTTCCCTCTGAGACTACACTGTAATGCATGAATAAGTGTTGTTATAGCAACAAAATTTTAGTATTCAGTATTTATAAAGAGAATACCGAAGTACATACataaaaaagtataaaatagTATTAGTACAAAACTATGGTTGGTTGTACATAAAGTTTGATGCTAGAGACAGCTGCATCGCAGAAAAGAGTTTAAGAAAAGCAAGTCACAACTGAAGTCCTTAAGATATTAATTCAGTGCAACCATTCCCGTACATGGTGAAACATTCTGAACATAACTTGGTGCAACCATTCCCGTACTAGTAACTTGCCCTGCATCAACCTGCAGATAAATTAACAAACGTTAAAAACGTGAAAACCATTAAAAAAGATATGATTCTCTACAAAAGACCCCCAATTATCTAACTTGCATCTTCTTGATCCCATTTATACCAGCACTTTAGTCATCCCATAGAAACACACGCAGAGATATGATTCACTACaagtttcaaataaatatatgattctCTACAAAAGACCCCCAATTATCTGCCTTAAATTTGGAGCTTTCATTTTTCACTAGATTGTGCACAGTTGTAGCAAATAGTACAGTTACACAAGATCAAACCACCAAGTTAGAAACTAGGAAAAAAGATTTCCAAGCCAACAGGAAACTGCAAAACTACTGGAAATGCACATAGTAAAAGTGTCAAGACCAACACTAGCCTGCAAGAAATCAAGTTAGATTCTcggaaaaaataataacataaacaaaGCATGTTGTAACTCAGTGCAAAACTAGCAACTTGCCCTGCATCAACCAGCAGATAAATTAACATACACTAAATAATGTGAAAATCATCAAAAAGGGTAAACCTAGAAAGATGAAAGACAATTACAAGCAATGCTGGTGAAATCggcaaaagaaaatataacaaatattatttttctttgggAGGGTTTACTCagaaacatgaatattttgatgtttCTGAAGATACCAAATAGCactgaaaatgatattactAGACTTATAATGTGTACAAAAGGGGAACTTaccattatttcttttttaagaaaatcaGTATGGTCACCATTTTTTCTCAAATCAAAACTGATGTCTGGAAAGCTCAAGCGATGTTCTAATTGCCATCACATTTGGCAAATGCATTGGGTGTCATTTATTTTGCAGGGATAAAAAGGAAGCTGTATCACAGTGATAGCGTAGCCGAATGAACCAAACGAAAGAAATATTCACTTCTTATTTTTCGAGTGAAGCTCTGGTATCATGTCAAGGACAGAAGGATTCTCCCTTACAATGTTTACCAAAAACTCAGCTGTAGTTGCATCAAATGAGAAATCCCTTCCAGCCATTTCCTTCATAAAAGCTGTCATTTCAATAATTTTGTTGCACCTAAGATATCCTTGCAAAATAACATTATAAGTGACATTGTTTGGAGAACAACCGTTGTCTTCCATTTTTCTTAGAATATCTTTAGCTTCATCAAACAACCCTTCAAGACAAAATCCATTTATCGGTGTATGTTCTCACATCCGGAAACAATCCAAGGAAAGAAAGCTTCTTGAAAACAGCATGCGCTTCGTTGAGTTTACGATTTTTGCACAATCCGTTAATGACAACACTATAAAATGCATTATTAGTATATTCTCTGCTTCTTTCTAACTTATTAAAGAGTGACATAGCTTCTTCAACAAGTCCGCACTTAAAATAACCATTGAGCAAAATGAGATGAGTGTATATATCAGGCTTGGTCCCCGCAGATAGCATCTCAGCGTAAATTTGTTTTGCATCACCAGTTCTTCCAACTTCAAACAGACCTTGCAAGATAgtattgtaggtaatgatattagGTTTTGATCCCTTTTGAGAAATTTCACAAAACAATTGCATGGCCTCATCcactttctttttcttacaGTATCCGTTTATTAGTATGCCATAGCTAAAAATGTCAGGCTCAATGCCCTTATCTATCATGATATCAAAAATTCTCCTCGCACTATCCACTTGACCACGCAAACAATATCCATCCATTATCGCAGTGTAGGTGATAATATTAGGCTCTACACCCTTTTCGATCATGTGTTTCATTACTTCCTCGGCATCTTCAACTTTCCCTTCTTTGCATAGTCCATCAGTAAGTATACTGAAGGTGAGCACATTTGGATAAATATTGTGGTTCAACATCTCAGATAACAAAATCTTAACCTTTTTCCACTGACCAATCCTACACAAACCATCAATTATTGAATTATATGTGACTATGTTTGGAGGAATGCCTCTCTGCTTCATCTCGTTCAAAAGAGTGATAGCAGCATCTAAGTTTCCATCTTTGCAAAGGGAATCTATGACAATGCTGTAGATATATACGTCGGGCTTAGTGTTCCCTTGTTCCATTAAACGGAGAAAACTTAAAGTCTTGTCAGTATGGCCCCTTTTGCTAAGCCCATTCATGACGGTTCCATACATGACTTCATCAGGCTCACAAATCTTTTCTCTCACCAattttttgaacaattcaactgCATCTTTAGTCTTATTTTCAGCAAAGATTCCCCTTATTAGAGTGGTAAATCTGACAACATCAACTGCTGCAAATTGTGACACTCACTGATGAGCTTGCCAAGACCAGGTATTTGAATGGCAGCATAGCTTAAATTCAAAGAGGTGAGTTTGGAGTGGACTGGATAAATAGTAGGCTGGCATGGCCTCCCAAACCTCACTCAAGCTTTGGAGTTGATTGCAGCCTGAAAAAGCTTGAGATACGTTTAAGAAACTTCAGGAACATCAGCCTGTATGTCAGCAGTGAGGATCCGGTACCATATTCAACCAACTGGGAGGCATGCCAAAGTAGCTATGGAAGTTTCTCGATGGACACAGCACAATTGAGCCGAagagtgcttaaatgaggagaGCAAGAAACTAGACGCTCCAAAGCTGAGAAGCTGCCCCCAGAAGCCGAACAAGGAATGTTAAGTGACAAAAGCAGTGTGCATAGAGCTATCAGGAAAATGACTTAAGACAATGGCCCCTGAGGTCTTCCAATTCACATTCTCCCAAGTCCAGTTCACTGAAGATTCCTGCAGCAAATTGTGAGTTACATAATTGTAGGTTTTGAGGAGGAGACAAATTGGATAATGAGGAAGCTCACGAGTGAACCGGAAGATCTAGATATTATTACGATCGCTGGTATGCCGGGTTCGGGTAAAACTACTTTGGCGTACAAAGTATACAATGATAAATCAGTTTCTAGTCATTACGACATTCGCGCATGGTGCACAATCCACCAAGAATATTTTAGGAGGAGTTGttgaataaattttttaatcaaGTTATTGGATTGGTTCGAAATTGAGTGAGAAtattgatgttgatgataaGCTACGGAAACAACTGTATGGAAAGTGGTATCTTATTGTCTTAGATGACTTGTGGGATACCACATCAGGGGATGAGTTAACAAGACCTTTTCCAGACGTTGAGAAGGTAGtagaatttatttttactaCTCGAGAAAAGAAAGTGGCTTTGCATGGAAATCAACACGTGACTTCACCTTCAATTGCTCAGACCAGATGAAAGTTTGAAGTTATTAGAGAAAAGGGCATCTGGAAAAGAGAGTTGCCCTGATGAACTATTGGGTGTTGGAAAAGAAAATAGCCCAAAATTTCATCGTCTTCCTTTGGTGGCTGATCTGATTGCTGGAGTCATTGCAGgtttggaaaagaaaaagactTGTGTGGCTTGAAGTTCAAAATAATTTGAGTTCCTTTATTTTCAACAGTGAAGTGGAAGTGATGAAGATTATAGAATTAAGTTATGACCATTTACAACATCACCAAAAGCCATGCTTTCTATACCTTGCAACTTTCCAGAAGGACAGAAAATTCAGTCAATGTTTTGAAAATGGTACGGTGTGCTGAGGAACAGACCGAGATGAGGAATGTGGAAGAAGTGATGGACGTTTATTTGGATAATTTAATTTCCAGTAGCTTGGTAGTTCTTTTCAACGAGATAGGTAAATACCCGACTTTCCAACTTCAAGACTTCTGTTTGAGAAAAGCAAGAAATGAAAAGTTGTTTGTGCATGACTTTCACGTATACTTGAGTGCTTGTTCTTTTTTTGATATGGATACAGATGAACCAATACTGTTAGCAGAGGATACAAAGAGAACTTGAGATGTTTAGATAAACTTGTGGTTTCCTATTCAAAAGATACAGAAGATATTTTCAAAGGGTTTTCCAATCTTCAATTGAGTCTCAAGAAAGCATGGGATTATTCAACAGACCGATATTGGTTCCCAAAATTGGATGTCTGTAATGAACTAGAATCGCTTACAGTAGGTTTTATAAGTTCAAACACAAATGACAGTGTAGAGACAAATCAGCCATGGGATTTTCACTTCccattgagtttgaaaattTTGTGTTCGTCTGACTTTCCTCTGACATCCAATTCACTATCAACAATAGGGAGACTGCCCAACCTTGAAGAGCTGACCCTTGTTGACTCAATTATCCAGGGAGAAAAATGGAACATGGGGGAGGAAGACACCTTTATGAATCTCAATTTTGTTTAATATGAGCCAACTGACTATTGCCAAGTGGGAGGTTGGGGAGGAATCCTTTCCCATGCGTCAGAAATTAGTACAGTGGGGATGTCGTAAGCTTGAGGATATTCTGCCTAGTTTCGGCGATATTTATTCATtaaaattgaaagacttgtaGAGAGCCCTAAACTTGAATATTCCGCTAAGAACATTAAGGAATATGCTGAAGATATTAGGGGAGGGGACGAGCTTCAGGTCCTTGGCCTGAATAATATCTCGTTATTTAAGCACCATGCGTGAAAAGTAGTGAACGCTCTTACCTTGGGAAATATGCAAGTATAGACGGAACTTATTACATATTCCATTTAACTTTATGTGGTAGAGTTTGACTGGACACTGAGTTTGAAAAAGGAAGGAACTTCTAGTCTTAAACACGCCATGTCATATTTGTGGCTATAAAAAGCATGTCATTAAAGGTAAAATgagaaatttataattaaattattttcaattatagaAAGGCATTGTACTATTAAAAACatgctaaaaagaaaaatagtgtcacataaaatggagtaagttctcttcttcttttattcCGATTTCTTCAACCAGTGTAATTTTCTCTGCAGAGGGCGTGTAAGGAATACGAGATACAATTTTCTTTGCCAGTACATCAGCCTTAGAGGGCAAAGATAAATCCTCAGACAACTCTGTTGTGGTGAATAAGTACTCTTGTCaagttttccctttttttcttcattttgtgtgttttagagcccgtttggataggcttaaaaaaagtaacttttatgtatgaagtgtttttagaactttgaagtgatgaaagttatttttataaataagcagttgagtgtttggataaaagtgcttatgccgaagaaatgaggaaaataatgtgaattttagggttaaaagaataaaaagggtagtttgggaatttagttaaaatataagagatataaaagtaattttcattgtcaaagaaaatggctttaagcacttagaaaaaaaagttaggaatcctaacttttcatttttggctgactttaactttatggcttaaagttagcattaggcaaacaccaCAAGAAGCTAAAAGGGTTTATAAGTgggtttgaccaacttataagcccatccaaacgggctcttacaGTTAAAAACCAGTAGTCTTGCTAAGTATTCCAAAATTTGTTCTTTCAAAATTGTTGTTCTTGTatactctcttttctttttggcGTGGCTTAAATTGTTTGAATATCATATGTTACTCCTCAAGTCCATCATATAGTACATTATTGCAAATCTTATTGTGTATAAAGCAAATACACTAAAAAAGGGCattcaaaaaagaaatgaagCAGAAAGTAGTACCTATCATCAGTTGCTTCGCTTTCAGAACTTCAGTTTCAGGCGTGAccgtgatgaacctgttctgcAAACCACACATTAATTAAATTGACATCATTTAATGGAATGCCTATCTGAGATATACTACTCAAATAGATAGAAAATGACAATACAGAAGATAACAAATAGCATTGGAAATGCTATTCC
This Solanum dulcamara chromosome 8, daSolDulc1.2, whole genome shotgun sequence DNA region includes the following protein-coding sequences:
- the LOC129898945 gene encoding pentatricopeptide repeat-containing protein At3g22470, mitochondrial-like, translating into MNGLSKRGHTDKTLSFLRLMEQGNTKPDVYIYSIVIDSLCKDGNLDAAITLLNEMKQRGIPPNIVTYNSIIDGLCRIGQWKKVKILLSEMLNHNIYPNVLTFSILTDGLCKEGKVEDAEEVMKHMIEKGVEPNIITYTAIMDGYCLRGQVDSARRIFDIMIDKGIEPDIFSYGILINGYCKKKKVDEAMQLFCEISQKGSKPNIITYNTILQGLFEVGRTGDAKQIYAEMLSAGTKPDIYTHLILLNGYFKCGLVEEAMSLFNKLERSREYTNNAFYSVVINGLCKNRKLNEAHAVFKKLSFLGLFPDVRTYTDKWILS